Proteins from one Gemmatimonadales bacterium genomic window:
- a CDS encoding amidohydrolase family protein, which yields MRHVLLLAGLSLCQVLPLSGQVPRTERQRWIDSSTSVTNDPRRIPMPTGVNVPTGSIVLRGGRVWDGTGAAARPGTVVITGNRIVAVVPPESTAWPRDARVIDVTGKTVLPGLIDLHTHLDYRLPGNSDARAWSIADGALRGVERLRYYIESGITTVRDVASNGDTPFLLKQWVAEGRVVGPRVLAAGSLITGKGGHGAEVDLEGSRPLASIREASGPDDWREAVREQFRKGADLIKVSSHYSEEEIKAAVEEAHELGLMVTADAETFYIDRAVRAGVDMIEHPLPRSAEAIRLMAEKGVASNPTLVPYTIIFALSGGYYGSTSRRFTFSQEANLAVVRAMKEAGVRIGIGTDLVVDWYQYLPWPYHEEMRQLVSIGYTVPQVLEIATRINAELIDMGRLLGTLEAGKLADVLVVAGRPDERIEDLGNVEVVIRDGRLQVQGGQVVYPRHQPRALNPRR from the coding sequence ATGCGCCACGTTTTGCTGCTTGCCGGTCTCAGCCTCTGTCAGGTCCTGCCGTTGTCGGGTCAGGTGCCGAGAACGGAGCGACAACGCTGGATCGATTCCAGCACCTCCGTCACCAATGATCCGCGTCGCATCCCGATGCCGACGGGCGTCAACGTTCCGACCGGTTCGATCGTATTGCGAGGTGGCCGGGTCTGGGACGGCACTGGCGCGGCTGCGCGTCCGGGCACCGTGGTGATCACCGGCAATCGCATCGTCGCCGTCGTACCGCCTGAGTCGACGGCTTGGCCGCGCGATGCCCGGGTGATCGATGTCACGGGCAAGACGGTCCTGCCTGGCCTGATCGACCTGCATACTCATCTCGACTACCGCTTGCCGGGCAACTCCGACGCGCGGGCCTGGAGTATCGCCGACGGTGCGCTGCGTGGGGTGGAGCGGCTTCGATACTATATCGAGAGTGGCATCACGACGGTTCGGGATGTTGCCTCCAATGGCGACACGCCCTTTCTGCTCAAGCAATGGGTTGCGGAGGGGCGGGTTGTCGGGCCGAGGGTGCTTGCCGCCGGGAGCCTGATCACGGGCAAAGGCGGGCACGGTGCAGAGGTCGACCTCGAGGGATCGCGGCCGCTCGCGAGCATTCGCGAGGCCTCCGGTCCCGATGATTGGCGTGAGGCGGTGCGCGAACAGTTCCGGAAGGGCGCCGACCTGATCAAGGTCTCGAGCCACTACTCTGAGGAGGAGATCAAAGCGGCTGTCGAGGAGGCCCACGAGCTCGGCCTGATGGTGACCGCAGATGCGGAGACCTTCTACATCGATCGCGCGGTGCGAGCGGGTGTCGACATGATCGAGCACCCGTTGCCGCGGTCGGCGGAGGCGATTCGCCTCATGGCAGAGAAGGGGGTCGCCTCCAACCCCACCCTGGTACCGTACACTATCATCTTTGCCCTGTCGGGGGGCTACTACGGCTCGACCAGCCGACGGTTCACCTTCTCGCAGGAGGCCAACCTCGCGGTCGTCCGTGCGATGAAGGAGGCCGGGGTCCGGATCGGAATCGGAACCGACCTGGTAGTCGACTGGTATCAGTATCTGCCCTGGCCGTACCACGAGGAGATGCGCCAGCTCGTCTCGATCGGCTACACCGTACCGCAGGTGCTGGAGATTGCCACCAGGATCAACGCCGAGCTGATCGATATGGGGAGGTTGCTTGGTACTCTGGAGGCCGGCAAGCTGGCGGATGTTCTGGTCGTGGCGGGTCGTCCCGACGAACGGATCGAGGATCTGGGCAACGTCGAGGTGGTGATTCGCGACGGCCGTTTGCAGGTGCAGGGCGGGCAGGTCGTCTATCCTCGCCATCAGCCGCGGGCGCTGAATCCGAGGCGGTGA
- a CDS encoding aldolase has product MTTTRSYQADRINLAAAFRSAERLGLHEGIDNHFSYAVEPDGHRFLVNPIGLHWRELRASDLVLATSDRTILEGDLPVEDTAFFIHSRLHLKHPRARAVLHTHMPYATALTLLDGGRVEMVSQNALQFARRIAYLDDYEGLALDHTEGDRMAAAMGDKSVLFLGHHGVIVTGPSIHAAWNDLYFLERACMVQVLAMSTGRALRPIPDRVINSLVDAMNTNADAADQPRKHFEALKRLLDREAPDYRG; this is encoded by the coding sequence ATGACGACCACCCGCTCCTACCAGGCCGACCGCATCAATCTCGCCGCGGCATTCCGCTCAGCCGAGCGGCTGGGACTGCACGAAGGCATCGACAACCACTTCAGCTACGCAGTGGAGCCGGACGGCCACCGTTTCCTGGTCAACCCGATCGGGCTGCACTGGCGTGAGTTGCGGGCCAGTGACCTCGTACTAGCCACCTCCGACCGCACCATCCTCGAAGGCGACCTGCCAGTCGAGGACACCGCGTTTTTTATCCATTCCCGGCTGCATCTGAAGCACCCCCGCGCGCGCGCCGTCCTTCATACCCACATGCCGTACGCAACGGCCCTGACACTGCTGGACGGTGGCCGAGTCGAGATGGTGTCCCAGAACGCGCTGCAGTTTGCCCGGCGCATTGCCTATCTCGACGACTACGAGGGCCTCGCCCTCGACCACACCGAAGGTGACCGAATGGCGGCCGCCATGGGCGACAAGAGTGTGCTCTTCCTCGGCCACCACGGTGTTATCGTCACCGGCCCCAGCATTCACGCCGCCTGGAACGATCTCTACTTCCTGGAGCGGGCCTGCATGGTCCAGGTGCTGGCCATGTCGACGGGACGCGCCCTTCGCCCGATTCCAGACCGCGTGATCAACAGCCTGGTCGATGCCATGAACACCAACGCCGACGCTGCTGATCAACCGCGCAAACATTTCGAAGCGCTCAAGCGGCTGCTCGATCGCGAAGCCCCCGACTACCGCGGCTGA
- a CDS encoding autotransporter domain-containing protein: MHVGRVVLVAAWLGLVAPTLVAQVAAGSGGGPVASRQGTWLGVGIGGGASTLNCRICEGEQGSRGISGYLRGGVTLNPKLLVGAEANAWTRSDERGNQRVWSLAANGYWYPNPEHGYFLKAGLGFTRYRRWALENSNSTVQIGLLGGGLSAHLGAGYEVRVNPNMSIVPFLNLLASSQGALATTRDNGTQYQRNTLSNGANVLLAQAGIGLTWH; encoded by the coding sequence ATGCACGTCGGAAGAGTCGTACTCGTGGCGGCCTGGCTCGGGCTGGTGGCGCCGACGCTGGTCGCGCAGGTCGCAGCCGGATCGGGCGGGGGCCCGGTCGCGTCTCGGCAGGGCACCTGGCTGGGTGTTGGAATCGGTGGGGGTGCGTCGACACTCAACTGCCGGATCTGCGAGGGCGAACAGGGGAGCCGCGGAATTTCCGGTTACCTGCGCGGTGGCGTCACCTTGAACCCGAAGCTGCTGGTTGGTGCGGAAGCGAACGCCTGGACCCGAAGCGACGAGCGAGGTAATCAGCGAGTTTGGTCGCTTGCTGCCAACGGCTACTGGTATCCCAATCCTGAGCACGGCTACTTCCTCAAGGCCGGTCTCGGGTTTACCCGGTACCGACGCTGGGCCCTCGAGAACAGCAACTCGACCGTCCAGATCGGCCTCCTGGGCGGAGGTCTCTCGGCCCACCTGGGCGCCGGCTATGAGGTCCGCGTAAATCCCAACATGTCGATCGTGCCGTTTCTCAATCTGCTCGCGTCATCGCAGGGGGCGCTGGCCACCACGCGCGACAACGGAACTCAGTATCAGCGGAACACGCTGTCCAACGGCGCCAACGTTCTTCTGGCCCAGGCCGGCATCGGCCTGACCTGGCATTGA
- the bla gene encoding class A beta-lactamase, whose protein sequence is MTPTLAVLTLAGAAGAQTPSQNLANEIARIEPSSGGTLGVAALHIESGRTFFHKADEQYPLASTYKLPMAVLGMKLAQEGKLDLNAMIQWDTTDLHIGSEAHLLFRKPGFAMSLRNIVETTIILSENNATDILLTKIGGGTAVTQYLRSLGINDMRVDRPTAEVIAHPYGITDIWTADGKFSRTKWERQSAALSQARRDSIAYYYAKDPRDHGSPRAMLTLLTKLWKGELLDKAHTAELLDIMYRTSTGAGRLKGMLPAGTPVAHKTGTYSGTANDVGIIDLPDGTHLAIAVYVKGSRRLQGPPLENAIAQSARAVYDYFLYSSK, encoded by the coding sequence GTGACACCGACGCTTGCCGTCCTGACGCTCGCCGGCGCCGCTGGTGCCCAGACACCCAGCCAGAACCTCGCCAACGAGATCGCCCGGATCGAGCCGTCATCCGGTGGCACCCTCGGCGTCGCCGCGCTGCACATCGAGTCGGGCCGGACCTTCTTCCACAAGGCCGACGAGCAATACCCGTTAGCCAGCACTTACAAGCTGCCGATGGCCGTCCTCGGTATGAAGCTGGCCCAGGAGGGCAAGCTCGATCTCAACGCGATGATCCAGTGGGACACGACCGATCTCCACATCGGGAGCGAGGCCCATCTGCTCTTCCGGAAGCCTGGCTTCGCCATGTCACTTCGGAATATCGTCGAAACCACCATCATCCTGTCGGAGAATAACGCCACCGACATCCTGCTCACCAAGATCGGCGGCGGAACGGCCGTGACCCAGTATCTCCGCAGCCTGGGGATCAACGATATGCGGGTCGACCGCCCCACGGCGGAGGTCATCGCGCACCCGTACGGCATCACCGACATCTGGACCGCCGACGGCAAGTTTTCGCGCACCAAGTGGGAGCGGCAATCTGCCGCGCTGAGCCAGGCCCGGCGCGACTCGATTGCCTACTACTACGCCAAGGATCCCCGCGACCACGGCAGCCCGCGCGCGATGCTGACGCTGCTCACCAAGCTCTGGAAGGGCGAGCTGCTCGACAAAGCGCATACGGCCGAGCTGCTCGATATCATGTATCGAACCTCGACCGGCGCGGGCCGGCTCAAAGGCATGCTCCCCGCGGGAACCCCGGTCGCGCACAAGACGGGGACTTACTCGGGCACGGCCAATGACGTCGGCATCATCGACTTGCCCGACGGCACGCACCTCGCCATCGCCGTTTATGTGAAGGGCTCGCGCCGCCTTCAGGGCCCGCCGCTGGAGAACGCCATTGCCCAGTCGGCCCGCGCGGTATACGACTACTTCCTCTACAGCAGCAAGTAG
- a CDS encoding membrane dipeptidase: MTSRRQFLTTTVAAIGAPAFLRGRYQLFPWSTTEYSARCIALMKQALVIDMLFPFTLDFAKQRRWNANPESFTAADFEPYKTSGIHVGHHATGFGGPNAYEAALRYFNSLNSLIAGRDEYLIRIDSVGDLDRVRTSGKFGIMLGVQNADHFQNPNHVAEFYGYGQRVSQLTYNSRNWIGNGSTERQDEGLSDFGLRIVTRMNEVGMAIDVSHCGDKTSLDAFEASKKPVLITHSNARALAPGHPRCKPDEVIKKVGETGSVMGITGVRNFVKNEEPTTIEDYLNHMDHVAKVTGGREHVGIGSDIDLYGYDDMPPEDYKRLKAGYKDSYAFRDKIDIDEIAHPKRMYDITDGLIRRKYSDADILGVLGGNFKRVLGQIWV; encoded by the coding sequence ATGACTTCTCGCCGGCAGTTCCTTACGACCACGGTCGCGGCCATCGGGGCACCCGCGTTCCTCCGAGGGCGGTACCAGCTGTTTCCCTGGAGCACGACCGAGTACTCGGCCCGCTGTATTGCGCTGATGAAGCAGGCCCTGGTCATCGACATGCTCTTTCCGTTCACACTCGACTTCGCCAAGCAGCGGCGGTGGAACGCGAATCCGGAGTCCTTCACGGCGGCGGATTTCGAGCCCTACAAGACGTCCGGCATCCATGTCGGGCATCATGCGACGGGGTTTGGCGGGCCGAACGCCTACGAGGCGGCACTGCGGTACTTCAACAGCCTGAACAGTCTGATTGCCGGCCGGGACGAGTACCTGATCCGGATCGACTCTGTCGGCGACCTCGATCGAGTGCGGACCTCCGGCAAGTTCGGTATCATGCTCGGGGTGCAGAACGCCGATCACTTCCAGAACCCGAACCATGTTGCGGAATTCTACGGGTATGGGCAGCGGGTTTCGCAGCTCACCTACAACAGCCGGAACTGGATCGGTAACGGATCCACCGAGCGGCAAGACGAAGGCCTCAGCGATTTCGGGCTTCGGATCGTGACGCGGATGAACGAAGTCGGCATGGCCATCGACGTCTCGCATTGCGGCGACAAGACCTCGCTCGACGCGTTCGAGGCCTCCAAGAAGCCGGTGCTCATCACCCATTCGAACGCCCGGGCGCTGGCTCCCGGCCACCCGCGCTGCAAGCCCGACGAGGTGATCAAGAAGGTGGGTGAGACCGGCAGTGTGATGGGTATTACCGGGGTGCGCAACTTCGTCAAGAACGAGGAGCCCACCACGATTGAGGACTATCTCAATCACATGGATCACGTGGCCAAGGTTACCGGTGGCCGTGAGCATGTCGGAATCGGCAGTGACATCGACTTGTACGGCTACGATGACATGCCGCCGGAGGACTACAAGCGGCTCAAGGCTGGTTACAAAGACAGCTACGCGTTCCGCGACAAGATCGACATCGATGAGATCGCTCATCCGAAGCGGATGTACGACATCACCGACGGACTGATCCGCCGGAAGTACAGCGATGCCGACATTCTTGGCGTCCTGGGGGGGAATTTCAAGCGAGTGCTCGGCCAGATCTGGGTCTGA
- a CDS encoding helix-turn-helix domain-containing protein produces MANTAHLRTMFGIKLSRLRDARRLTLSALAGQAGVSVSYLAEIEAGKKFPRAEKLLGLADALGLSLEDLISSKVDAEFAPLQGFLDSPGLANFPFERFGLPREELVHLLSRSPNEVAALLRTLNDIARQYDIGVEHFLHAALRSYQELTGNYYPDLEAAAEAFADELAEAFPDCTQGEQLERWVAAELGLSIDDRALGNAAPLKTVRAVRFEGERRLLISPALTASQRAYILAREAAYHRLRLKARSWVSPPDSDGSFDQVINDFRASYFAGAVLLPRRVISAELKKWFRQTKWQPSVLLDLMDRYQVTAETLMYRMSQITPGEFGLKVHFLKFRTEGTTYRLVKQLNLSNLPVPEGHGGSEHYCRRWLTTRLLTELNQRQHRHPRRQPDPAIGVQSSRFHDRTDEYFCLGLAAPAALDPTINTSLTIGFKMDEAFFRTVRFAKDRSIQRALISSTCERCPFDSTTCRDRVAPPSRVRRERAHQAQQRALTALRSTP; encoded by the coding sequence ATGGCCAACACCGCACATCTCCGCACCATGTTCGGCATCAAGCTGTCGCGCCTGCGCGATGCCCGACGCCTGACCCTGAGCGCGCTCGCCGGACAGGCAGGCGTGTCGGTCTCCTACCTGGCCGAGATCGAAGCCGGGAAGAAGTTCCCCCGGGCGGAGAAGCTGCTCGGTCTGGCGGACGCTTTGGGCCTGAGCCTCGAGGACCTGATCTCCTCGAAGGTCGACGCCGAGTTTGCCCCGCTGCAGGGTTTCCTCGACTCACCCGGCCTGGCGAACTTTCCGTTCGAACGCTTCGGATTGCCCCGCGAGGAACTGGTCCACCTGCTGAGCCGCTCGCCGAACGAAGTGGCGGCGCTACTCCGCACCTTGAACGACATTGCCCGCCAGTACGACATCGGCGTCGAGCATTTTCTGCACGCTGCGCTCAGGTCCTATCAGGAACTCACCGGCAACTACTATCCGGACCTCGAGGCTGCCGCCGAGGCCTTTGCGGACGAACTGGCCGAAGCATTCCCCGACTGCACGCAGGGAGAACAACTCGAGCGGTGGGTCGCGGCCGAGCTTGGACTCTCCATCGACGACCGCGCGCTGGGCAATGCCGCGCCCCTCAAGACGGTTCGTGCCGTCCGCTTCGAGGGCGAGCGCCGCCTGCTGATCAGTCCGGCCCTCACCGCATCCCAACGCGCCTACATCCTTGCCCGCGAAGCGGCCTATCATCGGCTGCGGCTCAAGGCGCGCTCATGGGTGTCGCCACCGGACTCGGACGGGTCGTTCGATCAGGTAATCAATGACTTCCGCGCCTCCTACTTTGCCGGAGCCGTCCTGCTGCCGCGGCGCGTGATCAGCGCGGAACTGAAGAAGTGGTTCCGCCAGACGAAATGGCAGCCAAGCGTTCTCCTCGACCTGATGGATCGCTACCAGGTCACGGCAGAAACGCTGATGTACCGGATGAGTCAGATCACGCCCGGTGAGTTCGGGCTCAAGGTGCACTTTCTCAAGTTTCGGACGGAAGGCACCACCTATCGACTGGTCAAGCAGCTCAACCTGTCGAACCTGCCGGTCCCGGAGGGTCACGGGGGCAGCGAACATTACTGTCGTCGCTGGCTCACCACCCGGCTGCTGACCGAGCTCAACCAGCGGCAGCATCGCCATCCGCGGCGGCAGCCAGACCCGGCCATCGGAGTCCAGTCCTCCCGATTCCACGATCGGACCGACGAATACTTTTGCCTGGGCCTCGCTGCGCCAGCTGCGCTTGACCCGACCATCAATACCAGCCTGACCATTGGCTTCAAGATGGACGAAGCCTTTTTCCGGACGGTCCGGTTTGCCAAAGACCGCTCGATTCAGCGGGCCCTGATCAGCTCCACCTGCGAACGGTGCCCCTTCGATTCCACCACCTGCCGTGATCGGGTTGCCCCGCCCAGCCGGGTCCGGCGAGAGCGGGCTCACCAGGCGCAGCAGCGCGCGCTGACGGCACTCCGCTCGACCCCCTGA
- a CDS encoding serine hydrolase, which produces MERSVRTLGVLVLLLAGWSGTLAAQRKADPLAGLDQYVEQVRQAWNLPGVAVGIVHRDSLIYAKGFGVKEIGKPDPVRPTTIFAIGSNTKSFVSTAAAMLVDDKVMTWDDRVTRWLPGFQLYDPYVTRELTLRDVLSHRSGLGRRGDPLWYGTSYSRDEILHRIRHLTPNASFRTEMGYQNVMFLAAGEMVGRAAGMSFDDVVRRRIFAPLGMDNSSLSTNGLAQQADVSTPHAIANGSAKPIPWRNLDNAAPAGSINSSIVEMAGYVRLHLANGVYNGKRLVSEANLAVAKTPHINSGGAGDSVSGTSSYGLGWVITTYRGARVAWHNGGIDGMLSEMWTLPDAQVGIVVLTNGSPHSAGPAIVSNIMDRFLLGAPAKDYLAEGLERNRAAAARQAEAAKRMADARVSGTRPSLPLERYAGTYTDPLYGDLSVSVDGNRLRFRWQGIDVPAEHWHFNTFRDGARSFLFQLDADAKVSEVEVSGLATFHAKAGGPGRS; this is translated from the coding sequence ATGGAACGGAGTGTTCGGACGTTAGGCGTATTGGTGTTGCTGTTGGCCGGATGGAGCGGCACTCTTGCCGCGCAGCGGAAGGCCGATCCGCTGGCGGGGCTCGACCAGTACGTCGAGCAGGTGCGTCAGGCGTGGAATCTGCCGGGGGTCGCGGTCGGCATCGTGCACCGTGATTCGCTCATCTACGCCAAGGGGTTCGGCGTCAAGGAGATCGGCAAGCCAGATCCGGTCCGGCCGACCACGATCTTTGCCATCGGATCGAACACCAAGTCGTTCGTCTCGACGGCGGCGGCAATGCTGGTCGATGACAAGGTGATGACGTGGGATGACCGGGTCACCAGATGGCTGCCCGGGTTCCAGCTCTACGATCCCTATGTAACCCGCGAGCTCACCCTGCGCGACGTCCTGTCGCACCGGTCGGGGCTTGGGCGTCGGGGAGATCCGCTCTGGTACGGCACGTCGTACTCGCGCGATGAAATTCTGCATCGGATCCGTCACCTGACGCCCAATGCGTCGTTCCGCACCGAGATGGGCTACCAGAACGTCATGTTCCTCGCGGCCGGCGAAATGGTGGGTCGCGCCGCCGGGATGAGCTTTGACGACGTGGTGCGCCGTCGGATCTTTGCGCCGCTTGGAATGGACAACAGCAGCCTCAGCACCAACGGCCTGGCGCAGCAGGCCGACGTCTCGACCCCGCATGCGATAGCGAATGGGAGCGCCAAGCCGATTCCGTGGCGGAACCTCGACAATGCCGCGCCGGCCGGCTCCATCAACTCGAGCATCGTCGAGATGGCGGGCTATGTACGGCTTCACCTTGCCAATGGTGTCTACAACGGCAAGCGCCTCGTCAGCGAAGCCAACCTCGCAGTCGCCAAGACGCCGCATATCAACTCCGGCGGGGCAGGCGACAGCGTGAGCGGCACGTCGAGCTATGGCCTGGGCTGGGTGATTACGACCTATCGCGGCGCGCGGGTCGCGTGGCACAACGGCGGGATCGATGGCATGCTCTCGGAGATGTGGACGCTGCCAGACGCACAGGTTGGGATCGTCGTGCTGACCAACGGATCACCGCATTCGGCGGGGCCCGCCATCGTCTCCAACATCATGGATCGGTTCCTCCTCGGAGCCCCGGCCAAGGACTATCTCGCCGAGGGGCTCGAGCGGAATCGAGCCGCGGCGGCGCGGCAGGCCGAGGCGGCGAAGCGAATGGCCGACGCGCGGGTGTCCGGTACGCGCCCGTCCCTGCCGCTCGAACGCTATGCCGGCACCTATACCGATCCGCTCTACGGCGATCTCTCGGTATCGGTCGACGGAAATCGGCTGCGGTTCCGATGGCAGGGCATCGACGTGCCTGCGGAACACTGGCACTTCAACACCTTCAGGGACGGAGCGCGGTCATTCCTCTTTCAGCTCGACGCCGATGCGAAGGTGTCGGAGGTCGAGGTGTCGGGCCTGGCAACCTTCCATGCCAAGGCCGGCGGACCGGGTCGCTCCTAA
- the aceA gene encoding isocitrate lyase — MTRPGQDQDAAALEQEWATSERWTGIERPYRGADVVRLRGSLRVEHTLARQGAERLWALMRDEPYVNALGALTGNQAMQQVRAGLKAIYLSGWQVAADANLAGQMYPDQSLYPANSVPSVVKRINQALQRADQIDHAEGKTDTHWFAPIVADAEAGFGGPLNCFELMKGMIEAGAAGVHFEDQLASEKKCGHLGGKVLIPTQAAVRNLLAARLAADIEGVPSVLVARTDANAAALITSDVDERDQRFLTGERTAEGFYRVRPGLDQAIARGLAYAPFADLIWCETSTPDLDEARRFADAIHAEFPGKRLAYNCSPSFNWEKKLDAATIARFQRELGAMGYKFQFVTLAGFHALNYGMFELARGYAERGMAAYAELQRAEFAAEVNGYTATRHQREVGTGYFDDVTQVVSGGGSSTTALAGSTESEQFH, encoded by the coding sequence ATGACGAGACCAGGGCAGGATCAGGACGCGGCGGCGCTCGAGCAGGAGTGGGCGACCAGCGAACGATGGACCGGGATCGAACGACCCTACCGTGGCGCCGATGTGGTGCGCCTGCGCGGCAGCCTGCGCGTCGAGCATACCCTGGCGCGTCAGGGCGCCGAACGGCTCTGGGCGCTGATGCGAGACGAGCCGTACGTCAACGCGCTCGGTGCGCTGACGGGCAACCAGGCCATGCAGCAGGTTCGGGCCGGTCTCAAGGCGATCTACCTGTCCGGCTGGCAGGTGGCGGCCGATGCGAACCTGGCGGGACAGATGTACCCCGATCAGAGCCTCTACCCGGCCAACAGCGTGCCGAGCGTCGTCAAGCGAATCAATCAGGCATTACAGCGGGCCGACCAGATCGATCACGCCGAGGGCAAGACCGACACCCATTGGTTCGCGCCCATTGTGGCCGACGCAGAGGCCGGCTTTGGCGGTCCGCTCAACTGCTTCGAACTGATGAAGGGCATGATCGAGGCGGGGGCGGCCGGGGTGCATTTCGAAGATCAGCTGGCCAGCGAGAAGAAGTGCGGCCACCTGGGCGGTAAGGTGCTGATTCCGACCCAGGCGGCGGTGCGGAATCTCCTCGCTGCGCGGCTTGCAGCGGATATCGAGGGCGTGCCGTCGGTGCTGGTGGCCCGGACCGACGCCAACGCGGCGGCGCTGATCACGAGCGATGTCGACGAGCGGGATCAGCGCTTCCTGACCGGCGAGCGGACCGCGGAAGGATTCTATCGGGTCCGCCCGGGCCTGGACCAGGCGATTGCCCGCGGTCTGGCCTACGCGCCGTTCGCGGATCTGATCTGGTGCGAAACTTCGACGCCCGATCTCGACGAGGCTCGCCGCTTTGCTGATGCGATCCACGCCGAGTTTCCCGGCAAGCGCCTGGCCTACAACTGCTCACCGTCGTTCAACTGGGAGAAGAAACTCGACGCGGCGACCATTGCCAGGTTCCAGCGGGAACTCGGCGCCATGGGTTACAAGTTCCAGTTCGTCACCCTGGCCGGCTTCCACGCGCTCAACTACGGGATGTTCGAGCTGGCGCGCGGGTACGCCGAGCGCGGTATGGCGGCGTACGCCGAGTTGCAGCGGGCGGAGTTTGCGGCGGAGGTCAACGGCTATACGGCCACCAGGCACCAGCGCGAAGTCGGCACCGGGTACTTCGACGATGTGACGCAGGTTGTCAGCGGGGGAGGCTCCTCGACCACGGCGCTGGCCGGGTCGACCGAATCCGAACAGTTCCACTGA
- a CDS encoding serine hydrolase, producing the protein MIRWLWLVVSIAVPGVATAQNVQAIDRYFTKALADWQAPGIAFAVVRNDSVVLMRGYGVRQLGKSDAVTPNTIFAVGSTTKAFTSATLGLLVDEGKINWDDRVTTYLPDFELFDPYVTRELTIRDLLTHRSGLVRGDRLWSNSGMSRAEVLRRVRFLEPTWSFRSQYGYQNIMYLAAGTVVDKVTGTVWDDFVKQRIFEPLGMHRSFTSVVPLAAQTDVASPHEKIGGVPTAVEWANIDNIGPAGSINSSVADMAQWIRLHLADGVYGGRRLIKAETIKEMHSPHMHTSRSATDERNFPETNLTAYGLAWSLRDYRGMKLVSHGGAIRGMRAQVALVPGKKLGVVVLTNVSESSLPSAMMYWLLDRYTGGADKDWSALYLADAKAAQQRSEDERRKVEAARVTGTSPSLAQAQYAGVYADSMYGEISVTEENGGLVARFGPHYTGDLQHWHFDTYAIVWRNPVFGPTRVTFQLDASGRVRSLVYPNLGTFGRKR; encoded by the coding sequence ATGATTCGTTGGCTCTGGCTCGTCGTGTCGATTGCCGTTCCGGGCGTCGCAACTGCTCAGAACGTGCAGGCCATCGACCGGTACTTCACCAAAGCCCTCGCGGATTGGCAGGCTCCGGGCATTGCGTTCGCGGTGGTGCGAAATGATTCCGTGGTGCTGATGCGCGGTTACGGCGTACGGCAGCTGGGCAAGTCCGATGCCGTGACTCCGAACACCATTTTTGCGGTCGGCTCGACCACCAAGGCGTTTACCTCGGCCACGCTCGGGCTGCTGGTCGATGAGGGTAAGATCAACTGGGACGACCGGGTGACAACCTACTTGCCGGATTTCGAGCTCTTCGATCCGTATGTCACCCGCGAGCTGACGATTCGTGACCTGCTGACTCACCGGAGCGGCCTGGTTCGCGGCGATCGCCTCTGGTCGAACTCCGGGATGTCCCGGGCCGAAGTGCTGCGCCGAGTTCGCTTCCTGGAGCCGACCTGGAGTTTCCGGTCGCAGTACGGCTACCAGAACATCATGTACCTGGCAGCGGGTACCGTGGTGGATAAAGTCACGGGAACAGTCTGGGACGATTTCGTGAAGCAGCGGATCTTCGAGCCGCTCGGCATGCATCGGAGCTTTACGAGCGTGGTGCCGCTGGCGGCGCAGACGGATGTCGCCTCGCCTCACGAGAAGATTGGCGGGGTGCCGACGGCGGTGGAGTGGGCCAACATCGATAACATCGGGCCGGCCGGTTCGATCAACTCGAGCGTCGCGGACATGGCCCAGTGGATCCGGCTGCATCTGGCCGACGGCGTGTACGGCGGTCGGCGGCTGATCAAGGCGGAAACGATCAAGGAAATGCACTCACCGCACATGCACACATCCCGCAGCGCAACGGACGAGCGCAATTTCCCGGAGACCAACCTCACCGCATACGGGCTGGCCTGGTCGCTGCGCGACTATCGCGGCATGAAGCTGGTTTCTCATGGCGGTGCGATTCGCGGGATGCGGGCCCAGGTTGCCCTGGTGCCGGGGAAGAAACTCGGCGTCGTGGTGCTCACCAACGTCTCCGAATCGAGCCTTCCCTCGGCCATGATGTACTGGCTGCTCGATCGCTATACCGGCGGAGCCGACAAAGACTGGAGTGCGCTCTACCTGGCCGATGCCAAGGCAGCGCAGCAGCGATCGGAAGACGAACGGCGCAAGGTCGAGGCTGCGCGGGTGACGGGAACCTCTCCGTCGCTGGCGCAGGCCCAGTACGCCGGCGTCTATGCCGACAGCATGTACGGCGAGATCAGCGTGACCGAGGAAAACGGTGGCCTGGTCGCGCGCTTCGGTCCCCACTATACGGGCGACCTGCAGCACTGGCACTTCGACACCTATGCCATCGTCTGGCGGAATCCGGTTTTCGGACCGACCCGTGTCACCTTCCAGCTCGATGCGTCGGGCCGGGTTCGTTCGCTGGTGTATCCCAACCTCGGGACCTTTGGACGCAAACGATGA